The Fusarium falciforme chromosome 12, complete sequence DNA window AAAAACACACTGAGAGACACACAGCAGGATCAAAACCCAATGCTATAAAACACTGTAAAATACTCATACATGAAACTCTGAAGTTTGATAAGCATTCCATTTTACATCCCATTTGGCGCCAAGCCAAGCTGTCCTCCTGAATTCATACCCAGTTAGAAGCACTGAGGGAAATGTAAATGTCTCAGACATAATCTCTGAATAGAGTCATCGGCTAAAAGAAACCCCGCTGACGCATATGGGCGCGTACAAAAGTTGAGCCGAATAAAGTTGAGCCGAGCAAAAGTTGGGCCGATTGATGTATGAAATGAAGAGGCTTGATTGGTCCAGAAAGCTTAATAAGTTCCAGGTTCGGGTCCCGGTTGGAGAGGTCTCCTAACGGGCGTCATTGACCGAGGCCTCCGCACTTAAAACTTCGCCAAACAGCACAAACTCAACGTTATCAACTCGAAACTTGTAACTTATCCATCATGTTTGAAGGATTCCAATCTTTTGACGTCAAAACGTCCAACGACAGTGTCACTATCAATGGGATAAGGAGCGGtgactcgtcgtcatcaaagCCTCCGTTGCTGTTACTCCACGGCTTTCCCCAGACCCTTCACATCTGGCATCGCGTTGCGCCTCAGCTCCTCGACAAATACACCCTCATTCTCATAGACATTCGTGGTTATGGAAAGTCTTCCAAACCAGAAAATGTCTCTGCATACGTCAAGAGCGCCATGGCTCGTGACTGTATCGACGTGATGGACTCTTTGGGCTTTACCGACTTCTACGTCTGCGCCCACGATCGGGGAGCGAGAGTGGCCCATAAGCTATGCGTCGATTACCCGGACCGAGTGCGCAAGGTTATTCTGCTCGATATTTGCCCGACGCTTTCCATGTTCACAAAGACCGACTTCGACTTTGCCAAAGCGTACTTTCACTGGTTTTTCCTCATCCAGGATGCGCCACTCCCCGAGATGATGATCGCTGGTCGGTCGAGGCAATTTGCGGAGGTGTTTATGGGAGGACGACAGAAAGATGGGTTGAAATTCTTTGATCCGGAATGTTTCGACTTTTATGCCAAGAGTCTGGAAGACGAAGCGACAGTTCACGCCATGTGCAATGATTATCGAGCGAGCGCAACTTTGGACCTAGACGAGGCCAGGGAGGACTTGAAGCAGGGGCGTAGGATTCGCAGCCCTTTGCTTGTGCTTTGGGGCAAGCATGGAGTCATTGAGAAGTGttttgatgctgtcaaggagTGGAAAGATGTCACTGAGCCTGGCGTGCCCGTCGAGGGCTATAGTGTTGAGTCTGGACACTATATCCCAGAACATGCGCCTGGAGAAGTTGTGTCTGCTGTTCTGAAATTCTTCAAGTAGTTAGTTAGAGCTAGATTACTGATAGCGATGTGGGGATCTTTTACTCCGGTTGATACTATTTCTACTTGAGAGCTTCACCTCTTGAATCGTCGCTAGCACAAACCCAGCACTCTTAGAAACACCTTGACTTTGACCAGGCAGCGCCTGTGAACTGAAAGCATCGGATTCGACTCTGCCAACCCTTTGCTTCGGATGTCGGATTCCGGAGTCCGAGGCTGCACGTCAATAATGGGGGCGGCCTGCAGGCGGCCTTTTCTTTTGCCGAAGCCCCTCACCTCAGCTCCGACAAACCGTCATATTTAACGTCTTCGTCTATCGCTCGATAGCCAGTCTCGCTATCTTCAAACTATACCTTCTGTTTCTCAACTATTACAATGACTGGAAAATCGCTCAAAATCGCCGTCATACCCGGGgacggcatcggcatcgAGGTAATGCCGTACGGAGTGCGATGTCTCCAAGCCGCGGCCCAAAAGTTCAACCTGTCTCTCGAATTCGAAGAATTTGACTTTGCCAGCTGCGACTACTATGAGAAGCATGGCTCCATGTTGCCCGACGACTGGAAGGAGACGCTCACCAAGTTCGATGCCATTTACTTCGGAGCCGTGGGAATGCCGGACCAGGTGCCCGACAACGTCAGTCTCTGGGGAAGTCTACTCAAGTTTCGTCGCGAGTTTGATCAGTACATCAACTTGCGTCCTTGCCGCCTCATGCCTGGAATTGCTTCTCCCCTTGCTGGCCGCAAGCCAGGCGATATTGACTTCTGGATCGTGCGGGAAAACACGGAAGGAGAGTACAGCAGCATCGGAGGAGTCATGTTTGAGGGTACAGACAGGGAGACGGTTATTCAAGAGACTGTCATGACTCGAGTCGGCGTGGATCGGGTTCTTCGATATGCCTTTGACCTCGCTCAAAGCCGCCCGCGCAAGAAGTTGACGAGTGCTACCAAGAGCAACGGCATCAGTATCACCATGCCTTATTGGGACGCTCGCGTGCGCGAGATGCAAAAGAATTACCCCGATGTCGCTGTCGACAAGTACCACATCGACATCCTCACAGCACACTTTGTACAACGTCCTCAAATCTTCGACGTTGTGGTTGGAAGCAATCTCTTTGGAGATATCCTGTCGGACTTGGGACCTGCTTGCACCGGGACCATCGGAGTTGCACCCTCTGCAAACATTAATCCCACTGGAGGATTCCCCAGCTTGTTCGAGCCGGTTCATGGGAGTGCCCCGGATATTTTTGGCAAGGGAATTGCGAATCCGATCGGCATGATCTGGGCGGGCCAGATGATGCTCTCCCACTTTGGTTTCAATGACGCTGCGGATGCCATGTTGAAGGCTATTGAGAGTGTTCTTGCTCGGTCTGACAAGGAGGTGGTGACGGCGGACATAGGAGGAAAGGGAAATACCCAGAGCTTGGGCGAGGCTATCGAGAAGGAGATTTTGTCCGCTTAGGAAACGCGGTTGAAACAAGTGTTCATAACTGTACAAATTGAAATGCTCTGATGTGTAAAATGAGAAATACTTCAGGTGCATCGGTATGGTCGTTGACTCGTTTTGCAATGTGGTTTGCAGATCAGGTGATGGGCTCGGGCAAGCACTACACGTACCGGCTTACATGCATGGAAGCGAAACAAGGAAGCGTCAAAGATTTCTGTCAAAATAACGTGATTGGTGCCAAGGCCTGAAGCCCCTGACAATCTTCTGTCGGCTGCCATCAACTTGGGGGGGAAACACTGCTTATCAACAAGCCCAGAATAACCGGGTGCCGATGAAAGCGCACGACTTCCCCGGCTTTTGGGATTCAACGTCATTGTCCCAGCTCTTGGCAAAAGCTGACGCGACGCGACTCAGACCATGCCGGGGTCCCCGGCCGCTACCCCAAACTCGCCTCTCAGCAAAGGAATCGATCCCGAAATGTCCTCAACTCGAATgaaaaagagagaaattTTTTCTCTCATTAAAAAAAACGAAGTAAGCAGGGATCAGGATGCCCGAGGTCCTGGAAAACCCTGACTCGGCCCCTGAAAAAAAGAATCGGTGAGGGTAACGCAGATCATGCATTTGCGTTGGGCAGAGACTCAAGATCATGAACTTGGACGTCCCGCTTACGTTTGTAAACAACATGTCCAATAGAGTCGTCACAAAATAATTACGGCTGTGGGCCATTGTTAGGTAATTGGTGCCATGGCTTTGCTTGGCGTCCAGGCTGGGATTAATTGTTGCCAACTGTCGAAGGAGTCGTATAAAGAGCTCATCGGTCGGTTATTCTCTTGTGCTTTCGCAGGTCCTCTGAACCGTCCTCTCGTCTTGCACTGGTTGGTGCCATAGCCTTGTAAATCACCGGCCATATGGAACCTAGAATTACTCGCCTCCCCATTCCTCGTCAAGCTGCTCTCCCTCCAGAAGAAGGATCCGTCACACGCTGAAGTAGCGAAGCCAAGAGTTTCGGTCTGAAACAATGCATGTGTACATACAGGGAGCCAACTCGTGGCTTAACGAGCATGTCGAGGCATACATCCGCCGCCACGTGCCCGACGCTGTCTGCTACGACAACTTTGACTCTTTTCCTGAGGACGCGGACACAGTGTTTCAGCTGTGCGATGGATGGCACATGAATCGACACTTTGCCGCCTTGAACAAGGCTAGCAATGGACTTCTCAACGCCTACCCCAACAGCGATGCACTGGCCCGGAAGGATCATCTCGCCAGAGTCGTGGATTACTGGACTACCAAGAGGCCAGACAGCATCCTCAAGGGTCATGTTCCCGCCACTGTTCGACTTTCCCTCGATTACAGCGAGTACGTTGACGACGCCCTAGCCGCTGCTGACGATCTCACACTCTTGTACTCTCTTGAGGACAATGAGCAGAAGGATGCGGCGGAACGCGATTGGTGGATTCTCAAACCGGCAATGATTGATTGTGGTCACGGTATCCGCATATTTAGTACCATTGAAGAGCTCGCGGGCAATCTTGAACTTGCTGCCAACATttctgaggaagaggaggacacAGACGAGGATGCCCAATCCGTCAGCACAAAGCCTCAAGGGGATGATGAGCCCGAGTTCTCGCCTAGCTTATCGATCCCCGGCTTGAGCTCCCTGGATGCCCTGATCACGGCCACTGGAAAGCTATCTGTTGATGCGACGGAGCAACCCAGAATCAAGGAACCCCCGTTGGTCATTGACGAGCACGAGCGTATCCCGTCGGCCTGGATGCGCGAATTCGTCGCTCAGCAGTACATTGTGTCGATCCCGCCTCTCGATGGCAGGAAGTGGCATGTCCGAGCCTATGTCCTATCAATTGGACGCCTCAAGGTCCATGTCTTCCGAGAGATGCTGGCCTTGCTGGCGCTGCAGGACTATGAGCCGCCCTGGAAGAACCCGAGTCTCAAGTCATCTCTGACCAATACGGCGCTtcaagaagaggatgaatTCACGAGCAAGGAGTCGATGAGAGAGTTTTGGGAAATCCCTGACGACCTGCTCCCTGGCGATTGGAAGAACAGCATATTCAACCAGGCTTGTGAGATTTCTGCTGAGTTGTTCCGCGCCGCAGCTCATACCATGGCGGACAAGTTTACGCCACTGGATAAGTGCTTTGAGCTCTTTGCGATCGACTTTCTCATCGATTCCAATGGCAGTGCCTGGCTACTTGA harbors:
- a CDS encoding AB hydrolase-1 domain-containing protein, whose product is MFEGFQSFDVKTSNDSVTINGIRSGDSSSSKPPLLLLHGFPQTLHIWHRVAPQLLDKYTLILIDIRGYGKSSKPENVSAYVKSAMARDCIDVMDSLGFTDFYVCAHDRGARVAHKLCVDYPDRVRKVILLDICPTLSMFTKTDFDFAKAYFHWFFLIQDAPLPEMMIAGRSRQFAEVFMGGRQKDGLKFFDPECFDFYAKSLEDEATVHAMCNDYRASATLDLDEAREDLKQGRRIRSPLLVLWGKHGVIEKCFDAVKEWKDVTEPGVPVEGYSVESGHYIPEHAPGEVVSAVLKFFK
- a CDS encoding D-malate dehydrogenase; this encodes MTGKSLKIAVIPGDGIGIEVMPYGVRCLQAAAQKFNLSLEFEEFDFASCDYYEKHGSMLPDDWKETLTKFDAIYFGAVGMPDQVPDNVSLWGSLLKFRREFDQYINLRPCRLMPGIASPLAGRKPGDIDFWIVRENTEGEYSSIGGVMFEGTDRETVIQETVMTRVGVDRVLRYAFDLAQSRPRKKLTSATKSNGISITMPYWDARVREMQKNYPDVAVDKYHIDILTAHFVQRPQIFDVVVGSNLFGDILSDLGPACTGTIGVAPSANINPTGGFPSLFEPVHGSAPDIFGKGIANPIGMIWAGQMMLSHFGFNDAADAMLKAIESVLARSDKEVVTADIGGKGNTQSLGEAIEKEILSA